The following are from one region of the Hemitrygon akajei chromosome 6, sHemAka1.3, whole genome shotgun sequence genome:
- the lmo2 gene encoding rhombotin-2: MSAAIERKSLENAEEPVDEVLQMPPSLLTCGGCQQNIGDRYFLKAIDQYWHEDCLSCDLCGCRLGEVGRRLYYKLGRKLCRRDYLRLFGQDGLCSACDKRIRAYEMTMRVKDKVYHLECFKCAACQKHFCVGDRYLLINTDIVCEQDIYEWTKLNGMI, translated from the exons AGAGCCAGTGgatgaggttctgcagatgccacCTTCGTTGTTAACATGTGGAGGTTGTCAGCAGAATATTGGCGATCGTTATTTCCTGAAGGCCATTGATCAGTATTGGCACGAAGACTGTCTGAGCTGTGACCTGTGTGGCTGCAGACTAGGAGAAGTGGGTAGGAGACTGTACTACAAACTCGGTAGAAAGCTCTGCCGCAGAGATTATCTCAG GTTATTTGGCCAAGATGGACTTTGTTCTGCCTGTGACAAGCGAATCCGAGCCTATGAAATGACAATGCGAGTAAAGGACAAGGTTTACCACCTGGAGTGTTTTAAATGTGCTGCTTGTCAAAAGCATTTCTGTGTGGGAGACAGATACCTGCTCATCAACACAGACATCGTCTGTGAACAGGATATTTATGAATGGACTAAACTCAATGGAATGATCTAG